One window of Pectobacterium carotovorum genomic DNA carries:
- the nrdG gene encoding anaerobic ribonucleoside-triphosphate reductase-activating protein, giving the protein MNYHQYYPVDVVNGPGTRCTLFVAGCVHECVGCYNKSTWRLNSGQPFTQEQEDRIIADLQDTAIPRQGISLSGGDPLHPQNVPDILRLVERIRAECPGKDIWVWTGYVLAELTPEQQRVVDLINVLVDGKFVQDLKDPALIWRGSSNQVVHRLR; this is encoded by the coding sequence ATGAATTACCACCAGTATTATCCCGTTGATGTCGTCAACGGCCCCGGCACCCGCTGCACGCTGTTTGTCGCTGGCTGCGTGCATGAGTGCGTAGGGTGCTACAACAAAAGCACCTGGCGGCTAAACTCCGGTCAGCCGTTTACACAAGAACAAGAAGATCGGATCATCGCCGATCTCCAGGATACCGCGATCCCCCGACAGGGAATTTCGCTGTCTGGCGGCGATCCGCTTCATCCTCAGAATGTGCCTGACATCCTGCGGCTAGTCGAACGGATACGCGCAGAATGCCCAGGCAAAGATATCTGGGTCTGGACGGGCTACGTGCTGGCGGAACTTACGCCGGAGCAGCAGCGGGTGGTCGATCTCATCAACGTGTTAGTCGATGGAAAATTTGTGCAAGATCTGAAAGATCCCGCACTGATCTGGCGCGGCAGCAGCAATCAGGTTGTCCACCGCCTGCGTTGA
- the nrdD gene encoding anaerobic ribonucleoside-triphosphate reductase: MKPVVIKRDGCQVPFDEVRIKEAVERAAHAAGVNDADYCATVACAVAQQMQDKSRVDIRDIQDAVENLLMSGNYKKLARTYIEYRHDRDIARERHGRLNQEIRGLVEQSNMALLNENANKDSKVIPTQRDLLAGIVAKHYAKQYILPRDVVLAHERGEIHYHDLDYSPFFPMFNCMLIDLNGMLTNGFKMGNAEIEPPKSISTATAVTAQIIAQVASHIYGGTTINRIDEILAPFVTASHAKHKAVAEEWQIPDAENYALTRTEKECYDAFQSLEYEVNTLHTANGQTPFVTFGFGLGVSWESRLIQESILRNRIAGLGKNHKTAVFPKLVFAIRDGLNHKAGDPNYDIKQLALECASKRMYPDILNYDQVVNVTGSFKTPMGCRSFLGVYEENGQQIHDGRNNLGVISLNLPRIALEAEGNEDRFWTLLDQRLALAKKALMTRIARLESVKARVAPILYMEGACGVRLKADDSIADIFKNGRASISLGYIGLHETINALFGSQTHVFDDEALRAKAVAVITRLKAATEQWKDETGYGFSLYSTPSENLCDRFCRLDTAEFGVVQGVTDKGYYTNSFHLDVEKKVNPYQKIDFELPYPPLANGGFICYGEYPNLQHNLKALEDVWDYSYSRVPYYGTNTPIDECYECGFTGEFECTSKGFTCPKCGNHDSARVSVTRRVCGYLGSPDARPFNAGKQEEVKRRIKHLGNGQLG; this comes from the coding sequence GTGAAACCAGTAGTGATTAAACGGGACGGTTGCCAGGTGCCTTTTGATGAAGTGCGTATCAAAGAGGCGGTCGAACGCGCGGCACATGCAGCCGGTGTCAATGATGCAGACTACTGTGCAACGGTGGCCTGTGCGGTCGCTCAACAAATGCAGGATAAATCGCGCGTAGATATCCGCGATATTCAGGACGCAGTCGAAAACCTGCTGATGTCCGGCAATTACAAAAAACTGGCGCGTACCTACATCGAATACCGCCATGACCGCGATATTGCGCGTGAGCGCCACGGTCGCCTGAATCAGGAAATTCGCGGTCTGGTCGAACAGAGCAACATGGCGCTGCTGAACGAGAACGCCAACAAAGACAGTAAAGTGATTCCCACCCAGCGCGATCTGCTGGCCGGTATTGTCGCCAAGCATTACGCCAAACAGTACATCCTGCCACGTGATGTGGTACTGGCGCACGAGCGCGGTGAGATTCACTATCACGACCTCGACTACTCGCCCTTTTTCCCAATGTTTAACTGCATGCTGATCGACCTGAACGGCATGCTGACCAACGGCTTCAAAATGGGCAACGCGGAGATTGAGCCACCGAAGTCGATCTCAACCGCTACCGCCGTCACCGCGCAGATTATCGCGCAGGTCGCCAGCCACATTTATGGCGGCACCACGATTAACCGTATTGATGAAATTCTGGCGCCGTTCGTTACCGCCAGCCATGCGAAACATAAAGCGGTGGCAGAAGAGTGGCAAATTCCTGATGCGGAAAATTATGCTTTAACCCGCACGGAAAAAGAGTGCTACGACGCCTTCCAGTCACTGGAATACGAAGTTAACACGCTGCACACCGCTAATGGCCAGACGCCGTTCGTGACCTTTGGTTTCGGGCTCGGCGTCAGTTGGGAATCGCGTCTGATTCAGGAGTCGATCCTGCGCAACCGCATTGCCGGACTGGGTAAAAACCACAAAACGGCGGTCTTCCCGAAACTGGTTTTTGCTATCCGCGACGGTCTGAACCACAAAGCGGGCGATCCAAATTACGATATCAAACAGCTCGCGCTGGAGTGCGCCAGCAAGCGCATGTACCCAGATATTCTGAACTATGATCAGGTCGTGAACGTCACCGGTTCGTTCAAAACGCCAATGGGCTGCCGCAGCTTCCTCGGCGTTTATGAAGAAAACGGCCAGCAGATTCACGACGGCCGCAATAACTTAGGTGTGATCAGCCTGAACCTGCCGCGCATTGCGCTGGAGGCCGAAGGCAATGAAGACCGCTTCTGGACGCTGCTCGACCAGCGTCTGGCGCTGGCGAAGAAAGCACTGATGACGCGAATCGCGCGTCTGGAAAGCGTGAAAGCCCGCGTTGCGCCAATCCTGTATATGGAAGGGGCTTGCGGCGTGCGTTTAAAAGCGGACGATAGCATTGCAGATATCTTCAAGAATGGGCGCGCTTCAATTTCACTGGGCTACATCGGCCTACATGAAACGATTAATGCGCTCTTCGGTAGCCAAACGCACGTGTTTGATGACGAAGCGCTGCGTGCCAAAGCTGTGGCCGTTATCACTCGCCTGAAAGCCGCCACCGAGCAGTGGAAAGACGAAACGGGTTACGGCTTCAGCCTGTACAGCACGCCGAGTGAAAACCTGTGTGACCGTTTCTGCCGTCTGGATACCGCCGAGTTTGGCGTCGTGCAAGGCGTGACGGACAAAGGGTATTACACCAACAGCTTCCATCTTGATGTGGAGAAGAAGGTGAACCCTTACCAGAAAATCGACTTCGAACTGCCCTATCCGCCGCTGGCTAACGGTGGGTTCATTTGCTACGGCGAATACCCGAACCTGCAACACAACCTCAAAGCACTGGAAGACGTGTGGGATTACAGCTACAGCCGCGTGCCTTACTACGGCACCAACACACCGATCGACGAATGCTATGAGTGTGGCTTCACCGGTGAATTCGAGTGCACCAGCAAAGGCTTCACCTGCCCGAAATGCGGCAACCACGATTCGGCCCGCGTTTCCGTCACGCGTCGCGTGTGCGGCTACCTCGGTAGCCCAGATGCACGCCCATTCAATGCGGGTAAGCAGGAAGAAGTGAAGCGTCGCATCAAGCATTTAGGCAACGGTCAACTAGGGTGA
- the ridA gene encoding 2-iminobutanoate/2-iminopropanoate deaminase, with protein MSRTISTEHAPAAIGPYVQGVDLGSMIITSGQIPVNPKSGLVADNITAQTRQSLENVQAIVEAAGLKVSDIVKMTVFVKDLHDFALVNTAYEAFFNEHSAPFPARSCVEVARLPKDVKIEIEAIAVRR; from the coding sequence ATGTCACGCACTATCAGCACTGAGCACGCCCCTGCCGCCATCGGCCCCTATGTTCAAGGCGTAGACCTCGGCAGCATGATCATCACTTCCGGCCAGATTCCGGTGAACCCGAAAAGCGGTCTGGTGGCAGATAACATCACCGCTCAGACGCGCCAGTCGTTGGAAAACGTTCAGGCAATTGTGGAAGCCGCTGGCCTGAAAGTTTCCGATATCGTGAAAATGACCGTGTTCGTGAAAGACCTGCACGATTTCGCTCTCGTAAACACCGCGTATGAGGCCTTCTTCAATGAGCATAGCGCACCGTTCCCGGCTCGCTCTTGCGTTGAAGTTGCACGCCTGCCAAAAGACGTGAAGATCGAGATCGAAGCGATCGCCGTTCGTCGCTAA
- a CDS encoding aspartate carbamoyltransferase regulatory subunit: MTHDNKLQVEAIKRGTVIDHIPAQVGFKLLTLFKLTATDQRITIGLNLPSNHLGRKDLIKIENIFLTEQQANQLAIYAPQATVNQIDEYDVVRKLVPTLPDHIIGVLTCPNSNCISRSEPVSSSFSVKQRDGDVHLKCKYCEKEFERQAVLQDR; encoded by the coding sequence ATGACACACGATAATAAATTACAGGTTGAAGCGATCAAACGTGGCACGGTGATCGACCACATTCCCGCACAGGTGGGTTTTAAGCTGCTGACGCTGTTTAAACTGACCGCGACAGACCAGCGCATCACCATCGGCCTGAACCTGCCGTCCAACCACCTTGGGCGCAAAGATCTGATCAAGATCGAGAACATCTTCCTGACTGAACAGCAGGCGAACCAGTTGGCAATCTACGCTCCGCAGGCTACCGTCAATCAGATTGATGAGTATGACGTCGTACGCAAGCTGGTGCCGACGCTGCCAGACCACATTATTGGCGTGCTCACTTGCCCGAACAGCAACTGCATCAGCCGCAGCGAGCCGGTGTCGTCGTCATTCAGCGTGAAGCAGCGCGACGGCGACGTTCACCTGAAGTGTAAGTACTGCGAGAAAGAGTTTGAGCGTCAGGCGGTGCTGCAAGATCGCTAG
- the pyrB gene encoding aspartate carbamoyltransferase, with protein sequence MVNPLYQKHIISINDLSREDLELALRVAASLKASPQPELLKHKVIASCFFEASTRTRLSFETAMHRLGASVVGFADSNNTSLGKKGETLADTISVISQYVDAIVMRHPQEGASRLATEFSDGIPILNAGDGANQHPTQTLLDLFTIQETQGRLNNINIAMVGDLKYGRTVHSLTQALAKFEGNRFYFIAPDALAMPDYILSMLEEKDIAYSLHNSIDDVVDELDILYMTRVQKERLDPSEYINIKSQFVLRAADLHSARPNLKVLHPLPRVDEITIDVDATPYAYYFQQAGNGIYARQALLALVLNRELVL encoded by the coding sequence ATGGTCAATCCGCTCTATCAAAAACATATTATTTCGATTAACGACCTCAGTCGGGAAGATTTGGAACTGGCGCTGCGTGTCGCTGCCAGCCTGAAAGCCAGTCCTCAGCCTGAGTTGTTGAAACATAAAGTGATTGCCAGCTGCTTCTTCGAGGCCTCCACTCGGACGCGTTTATCCTTTGAAACCGCAATGCATCGCCTCGGCGCCTCCGTCGTCGGTTTCGCCGACAGCAACAACACATCGCTGGGGAAAAAGGGCGAAACGCTGGCAGATACCATTTCCGTTATCAGCCAGTACGTTGATGCCATCGTGATGCGCCACCCGCAGGAAGGCGCTTCCCGACTTGCAACCGAATTCTCCGACGGTATTCCGATTCTGAACGCCGGCGACGGTGCGAACCAGCACCCGACGCAGACGCTGCTCGATTTGTTCACCATTCAGGAAACACAGGGCCGACTGAATAACATTAATATCGCGATGGTCGGTGATTTGAAATATGGCCGCACCGTGCATTCGCTCACGCAGGCGCTGGCGAAGTTTGAAGGTAATCGCTTCTACTTCATCGCCCCGGACGCGCTGGCGATGCCGGACTACATTCTGAGCATGCTGGAAGAGAAGGATATTGCTTACAGCCTGCACAACAGCATCGACGACGTCGTCGACGAGCTAGATATTCTGTACATGACGCGAGTGCAAAAAGAGCGTTTGGATCCGTCCGAGTACATCAACATCAAATCCCAGTTTGTCCTTCGCGCCGCCGACCTGCACAGTGCCCGCCCGAATTTGAAAGTGCTGCACCCGCTGCCGCGCGTCGATGAGATCACCATTGATGTGGATGCCACGCCGTATGCCTATTATTTCCAGCAGGCAGGTAACGGTATTTACGCCCGTCAGGCGCTGCTAGCGCTGGTCCTGAATCGCGAACTGGTTCTGTAA
- a CDS encoding YhcH/YjgK/YiaL family protein yields the protein MITGNVHHLELVPYLPAKLREAIEYVKQNITADTPLGKHDIEGNSVFVLISNDSTDLLEKRRAEYHAKYLDIQIVLSGVEGMTFSNLPAGKPDTDWLADKDIAFLPAGEQEKQFVMQKGDFVVFFPGEVHKPLCAVGEPAHVRKAVVKIDASLV from the coding sequence ATGATTACTGGCAACGTCCATCACCTTGAACTAGTCCCTTATCTGCCTGCCAAACTGCGTGAAGCGATTGAATACGTGAAGCAAAACATTACGGCAGACACGCCGCTGGGCAAGCATGATATCGAGGGCAACAGCGTGTTTGTGTTGATCTCCAACGACAGCACCGATCTGCTGGAAAAACGCCGCGCCGAGTATCACGCCAAATATCTGGACATTCAGATCGTGCTGTCCGGTGTGGAAGGGATGACGTTCAGTAACCTGCCTGCGGGCAAGCCGGATACCGATTGGCTGGCGGATAAAGACATTGCTTTCCTGCCTGCTGGCGAGCAGGAAAAACAGTTTGTGATGCAGAAAGGGGATTTTGTCGTCTTCTTCCCAGGCGAAGTGCACAAACCGCTGTGTGCCGTCGGCGAACCAGCGCACGTGCGCAAAGCCGTGGTGAAAATCGACGCGTCGCTGGTGTAG
- a CDS encoding helix-turn-helix transcriptional regulator, whose protein sequence is MKQITLPDRLIAMFESDPLVGWAVKDTNSRFIYVNNTFKTWQTISTRYDYEGLNIRDIPVPVAEFSDIFNQQEREIERTGKAVRAITTHIQGTEKIMQPAYNIQEPIYDEHRNCVGTVISVRHVRIITPTSLLNGTIMQHSTFEPPSKIFTEKEWEVIYLLVCGMMLKDISSILSITVDAVNSRLRSCYRKTGLNSLSGLKEYCRDNRFDNYIPLFFLKKGHIIIRG, encoded by the coding sequence ATGAAACAAATTACATTACCTGACAGATTAATCGCAATGTTTGAAAGCGATCCTCTCGTCGGCTGGGCAGTAAAAGACACAAACTCCCGTTTTATTTATGTCAATAACACCTTTAAAACTTGGCAAACTATATCAACTCGTTATGATTATGAAGGTTTGAATATTAGGGATATCCCTGTTCCTGTAGCCGAATTTTCAGACATTTTTAACCAGCAGGAACGAGAGATAGAGCGTACAGGTAAGGCGGTGAGAGCCATTACAACGCATATTCAAGGCACGGAAAAAATAATGCAGCCTGCCTACAATATTCAGGAGCCAATCTATGATGAACATCGCAACTGTGTAGGCACAGTTATCAGCGTCAGACATGTTAGGATCATCACGCCGACCTCGTTGTTAAATGGAACAATAATGCAACACTCCACCTTCGAGCCCCCTTCTAAAATATTTACCGAGAAGGAATGGGAGGTTATCTACCTGCTGGTCTGTGGGATGATGCTTAAAGATATAAGCAGCATCCTCTCAATCACCGTCGATGCCGTTAACAGCAGACTCCGAAGCTGCTACAGAAAAACAGGCTTGAATTCACTATCAGGCCTAAAGGAATACTGTAGAGATAACAGATTTGATAACTACATCCCGCTGTTCTTTCTGAAAAAAGGACATATTATTATCAGAGGCTAA
- a CDS encoding PAS domain-containing protein → MDPDLTPVEYYFDNSLFGWAIKDCNSQYVYGNKMVCQYFGVTENKLLGRLDTDLTPDVSEHYDHILYDDQKILTTNEMSIVLKTFDYGRRNRLRSFLVEKRPWRLNDGNDGIICTYIEITNVYFSTFLMPCERKPFVFTRPANVFTDKEWEVILLLQCGVKQNSIPDILGISSSTLRNRITRCCDKTGVANSTTLIQHCNQKGWDNYIPPFFLIKGHVSIT, encoded by the coding sequence ATGGACCCAGATTTGACTCCTGTTGAGTATTACTTTGATAACTCTTTGTTTGGCTGGGCAATAAAGGACTGCAACTCCCAGTATGTTTATGGCAATAAGATGGTATGTCAGTATTTCGGCGTTACAGAAAATAAACTTTTAGGCCGTCTCGACACTGATTTAACGCCTGATGTCAGCGAGCACTACGACCATATACTTTATGACGACCAAAAAATATTGACCACAAATGAAATGAGTATCGTCCTCAAAACATTTGATTATGGAAGACGAAATAGACTTAGGTCTTTTCTGGTGGAGAAGCGTCCTTGGCGGCTCAATGATGGGAATGACGGTATTATTTGCACTTACATAGAAATCACCAATGTTTACTTTTCAACCTTTCTTATGCCATGCGAAAGGAAGCCCTTTGTGTTCACCCGACCAGCAAATGTTTTTACAGACAAAGAGTGGGAAGTTATTCTTTTGCTGCAGTGCGGGGTGAAGCAGAACAGTATTCCAGACATACTCGGTATAAGTTCTTCAACGCTTCGTAACAGAATAACGCGTTGCTGTGATAAAACAGGTGTGGCAAACAGCACCACCCTGATCCAACACTGCAATCAAAAAGGATGGGATAACTACATTCCCCCTTTTTTTCTGATAAAAGGGCATGTGTCGATTACCTGA
- the argF gene encoding ornithine carbamoyltransferase → MQPFYKRHFLRLMDFTPAEIAHLLALSTKLKADKKNGTEARRLQGKNIALIFEKDSTRTRCSFEVAAYDQGAQVTYLGPSGSQIGHKESIKDTARVLGRMYDGIQYRGYDQQIVETLAQYAGVPVWNGLTNEFHPTQLLADLLTMQEHLPSKPLSEMTLVYAGDARNNMGNTMLEAAALTGLNLRLVAPKACWPDVSLVAECQAAAEQTGGSITLTEDIATGVAGADFIYTDVWVSMGEPKETWKERIALLKPYQVNMAMIAATGNPQVKFLHCLPAFHDDQTTMGQQMAEQYGLHGGMEVTDEVFESAHSIVFDQAENRMHTIKAVMVATLVQD, encoded by the coding sequence ATGCAACCGTTCTATAAGCGTCATTTTTTAAGGTTAATGGATTTTACACCCGCAGAAATTGCCCATCTTTTAGCCCTGTCAACGAAACTGAAAGCCGATAAAAAAAACGGGACAGAAGCCCGCCGCCTGCAAGGTAAAAATATCGCACTCATCTTCGAAAAAGATTCGACTCGTACTCGCTGCTCTTTCGAAGTTGCTGCATACGATCAGGGCGCGCAAGTGACCTATCTCGGCCCAAGTGGTAGCCAAATCGGCCATAAAGAATCCATCAAAGATACCGCTCGCGTATTGGGAAGAATGTACGACGGCATTCAATATCGCGGCTATGACCAGCAAATTGTCGAAACGCTGGCGCAATACGCGGGTGTTCCGGTCTGGAACGGACTGACGAATGAATTCCACCCTACGCAACTGTTAGCGGATCTGCTGACGATGCAGGAACATTTACCGAGTAAACCGCTGTCAGAGATGACGCTCGTCTACGCTGGTGATGCACGCAACAACATGGGTAACACCATGCTGGAAGCGGCCGCACTGACTGGGCTGAATTTACGTCTTGTTGCGCCAAAAGCCTGCTGGCCGGATGTCAGTCTGGTGGCTGAGTGTCAGGCGGCAGCAGAACAAACCGGTGGCAGCATCACGCTGACGGAAGATATCGCTACGGGCGTCGCGGGCGCAGATTTCATTTATACCGACGTTTGGGTTTCCATGGGGGAACCGAAAGAGACCTGGAAAGAACGTATCGCGCTGCTGAAACCGTATCAGGTGAACATGGCGATGATCGCCGCGACGGGTAATCCGCAGGTGAAGTTCCTCCACTGCCTGCCAGCCTTCCACGACGATCAGACGACGATGGGACAACAAATGGCGGAGCAGTATGGTTTACACGGTGGAATGGAAGTCACGGATGAAGTCTTTGAATCCGCGCACAGCATCGTTTTCGATCAGGCGGAAAATCGCATGCACACCATCAAAGCCGTGATGGTCGCCACGCTGGTGCAGGATTAA
- the rraB gene encoding ribonuclease E inhibitor RraB, producing the protein MANRELLEEQREETRLIIEELLDDGSDPDALYTIEHHFSAEKFEVLEKVAVEAFKLGYEVTDAEELEVEDGVLLMCCDAISEVALKAELIDTQVEQLLALAERYGVNYDGWGTYFEDPDGEGEEDGDDEDFYDEDDDGKRH; encoded by the coding sequence ATGGCAAACCGCGAATTACTGGAAGAGCAACGGGAAGAGACACGCCTGATCATTGAAGAATTGCTGGATGATGGCAGCGATCCTGACGCGCTTTATACCATTGAACACCATTTCTCTGCCGAGAAGTTTGAAGTGTTGGAAAAAGTCGCTGTAGAAGCCTTCAAGCTGGGCTATGAAGTGACCGATGCGGAAGAACTGGAAGTGGAAGATGGCGTGTTGCTGATGTGCTGCGATGCCATCAGTGAAGTTGCGCTGAAGGCTGAACTGATCGACACACAGGTAGAACAGCTGCTGGCGCTGGCAGAACGCTACGGCGTGAATTACGACGGTTGGGGTACCTACTTCGAAGATCCAGATGGTGAAGGCGAAGAAGACGGGGATGATGAAGATTTTTATGACGAAGACGATGACGGCAAGCGCCATTAA
- a CDS encoding GNAT family N-acetyltransferase, translated as MTTATSTNLQVRPITAQDDAAIAQVIRQVSAEFGLTADKGYTVSDPNLDALFALYSQPKSAYWIVEYKGHVVGGGGVAPLLAGEEDVCELQKMYFLPIARGKGLARQLAIQALDFARQHGFRRCYLETTGHLTSAIKLYESLGFESIPHPMGNTGHTDCEVTMLKVL; from the coding sequence ATGACAACCGCGACCTCCACCAATCTTCAGGTACGCCCAATCACCGCGCAGGACGATGCTGCTATCGCCCAGGTCATCCGTCAGGTTTCTGCTGAGTTTGGTTTGACGGCCGATAAAGGCTACACCGTCTCCGATCCCAATTTGGATGCACTATTTGCTCTGTATAGCCAGCCGAAAAGCGCCTATTGGATTGTTGAATATAAAGGCCATGTGGTTGGCGGTGGTGGGGTTGCGCCACTGCTTGCGGGTGAAGAAGATGTGTGTGAATTGCAGAAAATGTATTTCTTACCCATCGCTCGTGGCAAAGGGTTGGCACGCCAATTAGCGATACAGGCGCTTGATTTTGCGCGTCAGCACGGCTTTCGCCGCTGTTATCTGGAAACCACTGGACACCTGACCAGTGCAATAAAACTGTATGAATCGCTGGGCTTTGAATCGATTCCCCATCCAATGGGTAACACAGGCCATACCGACTGTGAAGTGACGATGTTGAAGGTACTGTAA